In the Oncorhynchus nerka isolate Pitt River linkage group LG2, Oner_Uvic_2.0, whole genome shotgun sequence genome, one interval contains:
- the LOC115120029 gene encoding gap junction alpha-3 protein-like: MGDWSFLGRLLENAQEHSTVIGKVWLTVLFIFRILVLGAAAEEVWGDEQSDFTCNTQQPGCENVCYDEAFPISHIRFWVLQIIFVSTPTLIYLGHVLHIVRMEEKHREKEEEQRKASRHQEERDPLYRNGGGGGKKEKPPIRDEHGKIRIRGALLRTYVFNIIFKTLFEVGFILGQYFLYGFQLSPLYKCGRWPCPNTVDCFISRPTEKTIFIIFMLVVACVSLLLNLLEIYHLGWKKVKQGVSNEFAPGRMALPLARDEAVESNMIQEGITHPALNCLPTYGGVNVVYLPNEQANATAAISEQQAAAAELKMDPFHEDFLLEAPPTSFYGSEGSGQQQSMEQNWANMAMELQTLDAAKSSSYPPLPSSPSPPPSSSSPTSSDQEQSPPPPDTAPLIPDSRSSTLPLGESRRSEEHQQQDEEEMEAALPLTHVDDVPVTRVEMHEPPIFIAADARRLSRASKTSSVRARPDDLAV, from the exons ATGGGTGACTGGAGCTTTCTGGGGCGGCTGCTGGAGAACGCTCAAGAACACTCCACCGTGATTGGCAAG GTGTGGCTGACAGTCCTCTTCATCTTTCGTATCCTGGTCCTGGGGGCGGCTGCGGAGGAAGTGTGGGGAGACGAGCAGTCGGACTTCACCTGCAACACGCAGCAGCCCGGTTGCGAGAACGTGTGCTACGACGAAGCCTTCCCCATCTCGCACATCCGCTTCTGGGTGCTGCAGATTATCTTCGTGTCCACGCCCACCTTGATCTACCTGGGACACGTGCTGCACATTGTCCGCATGGAGGAGAAACAccgggagaaggaggaggagcagcgGAAGGCCAGCCGGCACCAGGAGGAGAGAGACCCTCTGTACAggaacggaggaggaggagggaaaaaggAGAAGCCCCCAATCAGAGACGAGCACGGTAAAATCCGCATCCGGGGGGCTCTCCTGCGCACATACGTGTTCAACATCATCTTCAAGACGCTGTTCGAAGTGGGCTTCATCCTGGGTCAGTACTTCCTGTATGGCTTCCAGCTCAGCCCCCTGTATAAGTGTGGTCGCTGGCCCTGCCCCAACACAGTTGACTGCTTCATCTCACGCCCCACAGAGAAGACCATCTTCATCATCTTCATGCTGGTGGTAGCCTGCGTCTCCCTGCTGCTCAACCTGCTGGAGATATACCACCTGGGATGGAAGAAGGTGAAGCAGGGGGTCAGCAACGAGTTTGCGCCCGGCCGAATGGCGCTCCCCCTGGCCAGAGACGAGGCGGTGGAGTCCAACATGATCCAGGAGGGGATCACCCACCCGGCCCTCAACTGCTTGCCCACGTACGGTGGCGTGAACGTGGTGTACCTGCCCAACGAGCAGGCAAATGCCACGGCTGCTATATCCGAGCAGCAGGCAGCGGCGGCAGAACTCAAGATGGACCCTTTCCATGAAGACTTCCTGCTGGAGGCTCCTCCCACGTCCTTCTACGGCAGTGAGGGCAGTGGCCAGCAGCAGTCCATGGAGCAGAACTGGGCCAACATGGCCATGGAACTGCAGACCCTGGACGCTGCCAAGTCCTCCTCctaccctcctcttccctcctccccttctccgccaccctcctcctcctcccccacctcctctgacCAGGAGCAGTCACCCCCTCCACCGGACACTGCCCCTCTTATCCCCGACTCCCGCTCCTCCACCCTCCCGTTGGGGGAATCGAGAAGGAGTGAGGAGCACCAGCAGCAGGACGAAGAGGAAATGGAGGCGGCGCTGCCACTGACGCACGTTGATGATGTCCCGGTGACCCGGGTGGAGATGCACGAGCCGCCCATTTTCATAGCGGCGGACGCCCGCAGGCTGAGCAGGGCCAGCAAGACCAGCAGTGTCCGAGCCCGGCCCGACGACCTTGCCgtgtaa
- the LOC115120030 gene encoding gap junction beta-2 protein-like, protein MTWGTLYAQLAGVNRHSTSLGKVWLSVLFIFRVTVLVLAAESVWGDEQSDFVCNTLQPGCENVCYDHFFPVSHIRLWCLQLVFVSTPALLVAMYVAYRNHGDKRQVLQQGSVGGRCRSDKAQAAQEAELESLRRRRLPIAGPLWWTYACSLVFRLLFEGGFMYALYVLYDGFQMPRLVQCDQWPCPNVVDCFVSRPTEKTVFTVFMAASSCVCMALNMAELAYLVAKAIARCPSSGRRGGKQKGKGANCSSTSSKDKTLQQNKKNEKLLSSSSSGSTCSKAV, encoded by the exons ATGACCTGGGGGACCCTGTACgcccagctggctggtgtgaACCGCCACTCCACCAGCCTGGGGAAGGTGTGGctgtctgtcctcttcatcttccGTGTCACCGTGCTGGTCCTGGCGGCCGAAAGCGTCTGGGGGGACGAACAGAGTGACTTTGTCTGCAACACCCTGCAGCCGGGCTGCGAGAACGTCTGCTACGACCACTTCTTCCCCGTGTCCCACATCAGGCTCTGGTGTCTGCAGCTTGTCTTCGTCTCCACGCCCGCTCTCCTCGTCGCCATGTACGTGGCCTACCGTAATCACGGCGACAAACGCCAGGTCCTGCAGCAGGGTTCAGTCGGGGGACGTTGCCGCAGCGACAAGGCCCAGGCGGCCCAGGAGGCTGAGCTAGAGAGCCTGAGGAGGCGGAGGCTGCCAATCGCCGGGCCGCTGTGGTGGACGTACGCCTGTAGTCTGGTCTTCCGCCTGCTGTTCGAGGGAGGCTTCAT GTATGCTCTATACGTGTTGTACGACGGCTTCCAGATGCCCAGGCTGGTCCAGTGTGACCAGTGGCCCTGTCCCAACGTGGTGGACTGCTTTGTCTCCCGCCCCACAGAAAAAACTGTCTTCACCGTTTTCATGGCCGCCTCCTCCTGCGTCTGTATGGCTCTCAACATGGccgaactggcctacctggtcgcCAAGGCTATCGCTCGGTGCCCGTCATCAGGGCGCAGAGGGGGGAAACAGAAAGGGAAGGGTGCAAACTGTTCCTCAACCTCTTCCAAAGACAAGACTCTGCAGCAGAACAAGAAGAATGAGAAGTTGTTGTCGTCCTCTTCGTCTGGGTCCACCTGCAGCAAGGCGGTGTGA